The nucleotide sequence CCTTCATAAATTCCTGCAATGATGGTACCAAGAAATTCACCCAAGGCGGCCTGCCGTTCTTTCTTATAGTCTTCAACGGAAATTGAAGTAAATTTTAAATTGGTTTTGTACACTTGATTTATATATTCCGCCAATTGAGTTTGGGTAATTGCTTCCCCGACAAGGTTTAAGGTTTGGCCGTTTAGTTTATCATTTAAAAGGAGTTGTGCGTAGGCAAAACCTAATTCTTCCCTACTGGTATAGGTGCATTTTCCGTCAGCGGCACAGTTGGTAATTCCACCTTCCTTTATATAGGTGTCCATGTACTCCAAGTCGGGTTCAATATAAATGCCGTTTCTACCAATAATCAATTGTAAACCAGAGCTACGGACATCTTCTTCGGTCTGTCGATTACTTTGCACCACCGGGCTGAAGGCGGTATTTTCTTCATCGCCAACGATGCTGGTGTACACTATTTTTTGCACTCCATTTAACTTGGCGGCTTCAATCACGTTACGGTGTTGCTGAATTCTCTTCTGAGGTTGATCCATTCCAGAAACCAATAACACTTTATCAACGCCCTTTAAAGCCGCATCAAAATCTGTACGACTGTTGTAATCCCCTTTTCTGATTTCTATATCCAAGTGTTTGGCCTTTTCTGGTGTGCGTGCAATGCCTATGACGTTTTCCTTACCAATTTCCTTAATCAGCGCTTTTGCTATTGAAGCTTCTAATTGACCGCTTACGGATGTTACTGCAATTTTCATGGGTTATATTTCTTTTAATTTTCTTTGATGTATTCGATATGCCAATATGCTTTTTTTAATGGGGGGTATTCTTATAATAAATCCCAAGCCCACAATTACCGCATAGATCAGCCAGGTTTTATCCAAAAGCGCCACATGTAGTAAACTAAGTACAATAGCAACATATGCCAAACTTTGTAATTGTTTCCACTTTGACTTTAACCTTTTCATGGATTTTCTGTTTGATGTAAATAGTAACGGAAGCAATATTAGTACGGCTATAAAGCCGGCAATGTAGTTTGCTTGGGTAAAAGTTTCCAAAAGACCTTCGCCCCACACAAATATAATGAAGTGAAGTAGGCTCCATACCGCTGTGGCAATGCCCATGGCTTGGCGTACAAAAAGGTTATTGATGCCAAACAGAATAAAGAAGGGAGTACAGGTTAATACGGCTGTCATCCAACGAATGGCAAACTCCCCGGAAATGTGATACAATATGTCCAATGTGGATCTACCTTCACTTGCAGTATCTTCAATCATGCTAATGGATAGCCCATTTGCATAATCAATATTGACCATCCCGAAAATGATAAATAAAGGCAAGATCGCCAAAATGGCTACAAGCATCCACCCGTAGTTTCGTTTTATAAACTTCATTCTATTTATTTGTCGTTAAAGCTTCCAATTCCTTTTCCAAGGATTCGGCTTTTTCTTTAAATTTTTCCATAGCTTTTTTTAGTTGAGCAACTTTTTTAAAAACTTCCTGGTCTTAGATAGCTTCATAAATTATCTGCCCATCCTTTTCTTTAATTTTGGATTTACTGCCACAGCTTGGGCAATTTGCTACTTGACTCATAGTTTTATTTTTTTTACAAAATTGCCATCTCTCTGGCTATTTTAAAAGGTGAATGTAATCCTAAGAATGGTGATTTTGGAACTACGGATAAATACTGTTATAATGCCTTATCTTTCAAATTTTTCTCCATTTCATAGGAATAGGAGAGGTAATAGTTTCTCGCCGGGGCATTAATTTGTTGTGCTGCCAAGGCCCTTAAAAGCCTTATCTTAACTTGGCTGACTTTTACTTTTTCATAGTCGGTTGCCAGCAGATAGTCCGCCAATTCCAATCCCCATTGGTAATCACCTTGTTCCAATGCCCTATTTAGCTGTTGAAGCATTTTAACCTCACCACCTGCCAATTCAACCATATGTTTGGCCTCTTGTGTGGAAGATAAAGGATAAAGGTTGGTGGGGTTTCCATCAAACCAGCCAACATAGTGTAAAAATATAGATCGAACGCCCCATGGAACCGAACCGTAGAATTCCTGTAAGTTGGGTTGATCTATTAGGGAATCTGCCAACTTAACGCTGTCAACGGTTTGTTGCAGTGTATACCCCTTGTTCACAGCATCTATGGTCTGTTGGTAGACGCTTAAGATTGCTGTTGCGTAGTTTGTAAGATTGTCATGGACAAGTTTTGTTCCTGAGACAGGACGGGTATGGCCTGGTACTAGGAACTCCACGGGGTAGGTACTCATTTTTTGAATGGATTCGCCCCAAGATTTTACATCCCTATATTGCGAGCCACGAATGGCATAAAGGTTTGGAAATGATTTGTAATAATTATCTCCTGTGAACAATGTTTTTAAATCGGGAATCCACACAAATAGCTCGTCATTGGTTTCCCCATCGGCCGCATGCAGTTCAATATCTATGCCGGCCAGGTTAAGGGTTATGGAGTCTTGAAAAGTGAGGTTGGGCGGTAAATATCCTTTTCCCGCTCTATCTGTTGGGGTACTACCCGGAGCCACACCTCTATTGATAATCTCATTGGCCGGTAAATCGCGCCCAAATTGCCGTATGTTTCGCTGTTTTAATATAGGCTCAATCGGTGAATGCTCCTGCAATTCGTCCTTAAACCCCTCCCTTGCAATGATCTTAACATCTTTGTTGTTGCCAACAAAAGCAGAAGTGCCTCCAGTATGATCTAGATGGCCATGCGTATATATTAGGGCTTCAACGGGTTTATCGGTTATATTCCGGAATTCTTCCGCTACCTTTTCCGCGGCTCCCAATGCACGTAACGCATCGATAATCACTACCCCTTTTTCCCCAACAACCATAGAGGCATTGGAACCATCATAGCCCACCGCCACATATACCTTTTCATTCAGCTTGATTATTTCGGGTATAAATTCGGCATTCTGACTTTTTAATTTGGTGATATTTGGGTGTTCTTGATCTTGTTGTTGTAGTGAGTTCTCCTGGGGTGAATTTTGGCATGCCTGTAACAAAACAATTCCCCAAAAAAGCATGGTTGCCCTAACTATTGATATATATTTTGTAGCGATTTTACCTTTTTCTATTTTCATTTCTATCCGATTATTTCATATTCAATTTATGGACTATATAATTGGAGACCAAGAGATCAATAACTAGTTCCTTTTGAATTAATACTGTTATTTTGGAATTGAACTTTTGTCTTTAGTTGGTTCCAATATGTTTTATTCCATACAAAGTTGCCATTAATCTTGGGGTTCTAAAAGGTGAATGTTTTACCGTAAATGGTAAAAGTGGAACCATAGCCTTAGAGCGCCATGAATGTTATAACTTTTTTAATAAGAGTCCGATTGACTTTTGATTGTTCAGGAGTTTGTTCGTTCAATGTCATCCTTTGGGGACAGAATCATTAGTTTTACTAAATTATTCAGGGCTATATACATGTCCCTTTATATGGAACTCACTATAATTAAGTTCAACAAAATAAAAATCTGATGAAGTTAATGGAGTCCTCATCAGATTTAATTTCAATTCTATATGTCACCAATTCATCAAATAAAATAGTAGCAATAGTTTGAACCTTATTCGGCCTGTTTTAAATGATCTATAATCCCACTTTTAAACACTGTTTTTAGGGTTCTTTCAGGTCTATTTTCGTATCCTATTATAACGGAATTGTGGACTAGCATTTTTTCAAAATCAAATACTAGGGTCAAATAATCCTTTATGTCTGTTTCATGCCAATTCATTAAATAAAGTCCATTGCCAATTTTACGGGAACGATAGGGAATATCTTGATTTCCTTTTCCTTTTCCAGGTCCGGCAACCCATTCATATTTAGTTTTGCCATTGTAAAACTCAATGTGTACAGCAGTGCCATCCTGATACTGGAAGTTCATGGAATAACCGTCCAAGAAATGTTCGGGTTGTCCAAACTGAAAATTATTTCCGTCTGTTGTTTCATTTTGTGCATTACCAATTGTAACACTTAATATGGTTAGAATAAGTAATGACCTTAATTTTGTTTTCATTTTCTTAGATTTTAAAGTTTGGTACAAAGTTGACCATATACTTTAAAATTAGGCAGGTAAATCTTGGGGTAAGAATGGTAAATATGGGAACGATACTTTTATATATCAGCTTTGAATTGTTTGGGGGTAGTACCAGTATGCTTTTTGAAGAATTTGGTAAAGTTCGTCACTTCATCAAAACCCATGTCATATCCTATTTCCTTCAAACTGGTATTTGTACTAACAATAGCTCTTTTTATTTCCAGGGTTACAAAATCATCAATAAAATGTTTGGCAGTGTTCAAGGTGAATTCTTTAACGATCTGGTTTAAATGTTTGGTGGAAATGTGCAGCATTTCCGCATAATCCTTTACGTTGCGGGTCAACTTAAATTGTGCTTCT is from Arenibacter algicola and encodes:
- a CDS encoding NmrA family NAD(P)-binding protein; the encoded protein is MKIAVTSVSGQLEASIAKALIKEIGKENVIGIARTPEKAKHLDIEIRKGDYNSRTDFDAALKGVDKVLLVSGMDQPQKRIQQHRNVIEAAKLNGVQKIVYTSIVGDEENTAFSPVVQSNRQTEEDVRSSGLQLIIGRNGIYIEPDLEYMDTYIKEGGITNCAADGKCTYTSREELGFAYAQLLLNDKLNGQTLNLVGEAITQTQLAEYINQVYKTNLKFTSISVEDYKKERQAALGEFLGTIIAGIYEGIRNGANEVVSDYEKAAGRPHKSPLTMIENYHQNHSKKQKA
- a CDS encoding MoaF-related domain-containing protein, whose translation is MKTKLRSLLILTILSVTIGNAQNETTDGNNFQFGQPEHFLDGYSMNFQYQDGTAVHIEFYNGKTKYEWVAGPGKGKGNQDIPYRSRKIGNGLYLMNWHETDIKDYLTLVFDFEKMLVHNSVIIGYENRPERTLKTVFKSGIIDHLKQAE
- a CDS encoding alkyl/aryl-sulfatase; translated protein: MKIEKGKIATKYISIVRATMLFWGIVLLQACQNSPQENSLQQQDQEHPNITKLKSQNAEFIPEIIKLNEKVYVAVGYDGSNASMVVGEKGVVIIDALRALGAAEKVAEEFRNITDKPVEALIYTHGHLDHTGGTSAFVGNNKDVKIIAREGFKDELQEHSPIEPILKQRNIRQFGRDLPANEIINRGVAPGSTPTDRAGKGYLPPNLTFQDSITLNLAGIDIELHAADGETNDELFVWIPDLKTLFTGDNYYKSFPNLYAIRGSQYRDVKSWGESIQKMSTYPVEFLVPGHTRPVSGTKLVHDNLTNYATAILSVYQQTIDAVNKGYTLQQTVDSVKLADSLIDQPNLQEFYGSVPWGVRSIFLHYVGWFDGNPTNLYPLSSTQEAKHMVELAGGEVKMLQQLNRALEQGDYQWGLELADYLLATDYEKVKVSQVKIRLLRALAAQQINAPARNYYLSYSYEMEKNLKDKAL
- a CDS encoding ferric reductase-like transmembrane domain-containing protein; its protein translation is MKFIKRNYGWMLVAILAILPLFIIFGMVNIDYANGLSISMIEDTASEGRSTLDILYHISGEFAIRWMTAVLTCTPFFILFGINNLFVRQAMGIATAVWSLLHFIIFVWGEGLLETFTQANYIAGFIAVLILLPLLFTSNRKSMKRLKSKWKQLQSLAYVAIVLSLLHVALLDKTWLIYAVIVGLGFIIRIPPIKKSILAYRIHQRKLKEI